In Wolinella succinogenes DSM 1740, a single genomic region encodes these proteins:
- a CDS encoding TOBE domain-containing protein yields MNYLRAQAKGIKEAGEIALVSLEAHKESFSALMLDASNLEGLEVEAWVEMLFKETEVILATIDSKVSARNSFVGEIIEMVKGEILTQVTLDFHGEKIRSIITHGAAEELGLRVGAKARWFVKSNEMTLRTE; encoded by the coding sequence GTGAACTATCTAAGGGCGCAAGCCAAAGGGATTAAAGAGGCGGGAGAGATTGCTCTTGTGAGCTTAGAGGCGCACAAGGAATCATTTAGCGCACTAATGCTGGATGCCTCTAATCTAGAGGGATTAGAGGTGGAGGCTTGGGTGGAGATGCTTTTTAAAGAGACAGAGGTGATTCTCGCAACGATTGATTCTAAAGTGAGTGCTCGAAACTCCTTTGTGGGGGAGATTATCGAGATGGTGAAGGGAGAGATTCTGACACAAGTGACGCTTGATTTTCATGGAGAGAAGATTCGCTCCATTATTACCCATGGAGCCGCAGAGGAGTTGGGGCTTAGGGTGGGGGCGAAGGCGCGATGGTTTGTCAAGTCTAACGAAATGACTCTAAGGACAGAGTAG